In Salvelinus namaycush isolate Seneca chromosome 20, SaNama_1.0, whole genome shotgun sequence, the following proteins share a genomic window:
- the LOC120064823 gene encoding zinc finger protein 79-like, with protein sequence MSKMQLLQVYLNERLTAVAVEIFGAVENTIGEYQEEISRSNEEIERLRRLMDLVFQPDIKLQRADPQQLILPVPEEEVPTEQQHCEQEWNPSLGQEDPEPTPIKEEQEEFGTSQEEEQLQGLESDIKEVIFSPPSPPQPSHHLQTQTVENRERDALPTKTSEEIKTEPDGEGYGESEANNELQPLSPPLKSKTTWTKKVQSSIKTREASELKVPLRAAHSGERPHRCPVCRKCFLKISILKTHQRIHTGEKPYCCNVCGKCFSRMGHLTEHMRTHTGEKPYQCKECGKCFSRMRNLTVHMRTHTDERPYKCPMCVECFRSASHLKWHQRRHHTGEKPRC encoded by the exons ATGTCTAAAATGCAGCTGTTGCAGGTTTATCTAAACGAGCGGTTAACAGCGGTGGCTGTTGAGATATTTGGGGCCGTGGAAAATACCATAGGAGAGTACCAGGAAGAAATCTCCCGTTCAAATGAGGAGATCGAACGTCTACGGAGGCTGATGGATTTGGTTTTCCAACCCGACATAAAGCTACAGAGAGCAG ACCCCCAGCAGCTCATTCTCCCTGTCCCTGAAGAGGAGGTTCCCACTGAGCAGCAgcactgtgagcaggagtggaACCCCAGTCTGGGCCAGGAGGACCCAGAGCCCACTCCgattaaagaggaacaggaggagtttgggaccagtcaggaggaagagcagcttcagGGGCTGGAGTCTGATATCAAAGAGGTCatattctctcctccctctcctccccagcccTCACATCATCTCCAAACCCAAACtgtggagaacagagagagggacgcTCTACCTACCAAAACAAGTGAAGAGATCAAAACGGAACCGGATGGAGAGGGCTATGGAGAATCTGAAGCAAACAATGAATTACAGCCCCTCTCTCCA CCACTCAAATCAAAGACAACATGGACAAAGAAAGTACAAAGCTCTATTAAGACCAGGGAAGCCAGTGAGTTGAAAGTTCCATTGAGGGCGGCTCACTCAGGGGAGAGACCACACAGGTGTCCTGTCTGCAGGAAATGCTTTCTGAAAATTAGCATTTTAAAAACTCATCAGAGAATTCACACTGGGGAGAAACCATATTGCTGCAATGTATGTGGCAAATGCTTCAGCCGGATGGGACACCTGACTGAGCATATGAGAACTCACACTGGGGAGAAACCATATCAGTGCAAAGAATGTGGCAAATGCTTCAGCCGAATGAGAAACCTGACTGTTCATATGAGGACTCACACAGATGAGAGACCATATAAGTGCCCCATGTGTGTAGAATGCTTCAGATCAGCAAGTCATCTAAAATGGCACCAGCGAAGAcatcacacaggagagaaaccacgTTGCTGA